The genomic region GCTGCGCGGCCTGGTGCTCCCCGTAGGCGGCATCAAGGAGAAGGTGGTGGCTGCGGCTGCTGCCGGCCTGAAGCGGGTGATGCTGCCGGCGCGCAACAAGCGGGATTACGACGACATCCCGAAGAGCGCGCGGGACAACCTCGAATTCATCTGGCTGGAGCGCGTCGACGAAGCCATCGCCGCCGCGCTCGAGCCGGCTGAAGCCAAAGAAGCGGCGGAGTGAAGGCGATGAAGAGACTGCTGGAAAGAGCGAAGCGATCGCGGAAGACGCAGCGGCTGCGCCAATTGCTCGATCGGGCGATCGACCGGATTCGCGATACGCTCGCAGGACCCGAGCCGCGGCTTCAGCCGGTCCCGGTCCGGGTGAAGCGCCGCAAGGGTTGAGCCCTCCGTCTCAGGCCCTCGCGGCAACCCCATACAAAAGGCCCCCTCGTTCGAGGGGGCCTTTGCGTTGTTAGCCCACGGCGTCCTTGGCTGCCTTGACCGGGCGGGCGCGGACGATCTTCCGGGCCGGCTTGGCCTTGAACATCATCTCTTCACCCGTGAACGGGTTGGTGCCCTTGCGCGCCTTGGTCGCGGGCTTCTTGATGACCACGAACTTGGCGAAGCCCGGCACCAGGAACAGGCCGTTCTTCTTGAGCTCCTTGTGGCCGACGTCGGTCAACGTCTCCATGACGTTCTTGACGTCACGCTTGGAAAGCTCGGTGGCGGTCGCAATCTTTTCGATCAACTGCGATTTGGACATCTGGGTTGGCATCGTGTCTCCTCTGATTCGTTGCCGGTTGCATATTAGACCAACCGTTGAAGGCCTATAGCCTTCTGCACAGTTTTGTCGAGAAATTACGGGCTTTTCTGGCCTGCTGTGACAAAAAACCCTGCTTTTTAGCTACTTCCGGCGCGGAGGAAGCCTCGGGCAGCGGTTTTTGCCTTGTTTCAAAGGCCCGCACGACATCTTGCTAGAACTGATTCGCCGCTTTCGACAAGCGACGACCGGCCTCTTTGTGAAAGGAGGCGCGTGTTTCACCCTGAAAAATAAGGGTCGGATCGCAGGTCGCCGGTCTTCCTCCCCGTAAAAATGGGGAGAAAGTGAGGGGCGATTGGCTAGACGCGCTCGATGATGATGGCGGGCGCCATGCCGCCGGCGGCGCACATCGTGACGAGACCGCGCTTGAGGTCGCGCCGTTCGAGCTCGTCCAGCACGGTGCCGATCAGGATCGAGCCGGTGGCGCCGATCGGATGGCCGAGCGCAATCGAGCCGCCGTTGACGTTGACCTTGGCCCGGTCGAGCTTGAGGTCGCGGATATATTTTTCCGCCACCACCGCAAAGGCCTCGTTGATCTCGAACAGGTCGATGTCGTCGATGGTGAGACCCGCCTTGGCCAGCACCTTGCGCGTTGCCGGCACCGGCGCGTTCAGCATCAGGGTCGGCGAGTCCCCCATATTGGCCATCGCGACGACGCGGGCGCGGGCTTTAAGGCCGTGGGCCTTGGCGTAAGCGGGCGAGGCCAGCAGGATCGCGGCAGCGCCGTCGACGACGCCGGAGGAGTTACCGGCGTGATGCACGAACTCGATCTTCAGATCAGGGTACTTTTGCAGGATCAGGCCGCGATAGGTCGTGCCCTTGTCGTCGAGCGCGTGGTCCGCGATCGCAGGAAATGCCGGCTTCAGGCTGCTGAGGCCTTCCATCGTGGTCTGCGGCCGCGGGTATTCTTCGTGGTCCAGCGCCAAGCTGCCGTCCTCGCGGTGGACCGGCACGAGGCTCTTCTTGAAGTGGCCGTTCGCGATCGCAAAGCCTGCGCGCTTCTGGCTCTCCAGCCCGAGCGCGTCGACGTCCCTTCGGGTGATGCCTTCCAGCGTCGCGATCGCATCGGCGCAGACGCCCTGATGCGACTGCGGATGCCGTGCCCGCAGGCGCAGATTGCCGCCGTCCATCATCATCGGGCCACCGCCGCGCCGTCCCTCCATCGACATCATCTCGCAGCCGCCGGCGATGACGAGATCCTCCGCACCCGCCATGATCGAGCTAGCCGCCATGTTGACGCTGGTGATGCCGCTCCCGCAGAAGCGGTCGAGCGTCACCGCACTGGCGCGCACGTCGTAGCCGGCATCGAGCGCCGACATGCGGCCGAGATCGCCGCTTTGCGTTGCCACCTGCGCGCTGCAGCCCCAGACGATGTCGTCGACATCAGCGGTATCGATGCCGGTGCGGTCGGCAAGCGCGCGCAGCACGGTTGCCCCGAGCTGCTGCGGATGAATGCCCGACAGGGCTCCCTTGCCGGCCTTGCCGATGCCCCGCGGGGTCCGGCAGGCATCGATGATCAGCGCGTCAGCCATTGGCGTCGTCCTCTTGTTTATGGGTGTTGAGGACGGTTTTGAATAAGGGGAAGAGTGGAGTCAATGCGCGGCGCTGCCCCTTCGCCTCTCCCCGCTTGCGGCAGGGCTATCGCATATGTTGACGTCTCCCTTGCGGCGCATCCTTCGAGACGCCCGCCTCCGGCGGGCCCTCAGGATGAGGACCGAGTGTGTGGCAGATGTTTTGGCAGGCGCCGCTGCCCGCTTAGCCTCACCCTGAGGGACCGCGCAGCGGTCGTCTCGAAGGGCGAGGCGTGCGTTCAGCTCTTTCAAGGAGCCATATGCGATAGCCCTGCGCGTGCGGGGAGAGGCGAAGCGAACTACGCCCCCGCTGCATTCTTCGCGATCACGTTGCGGTAGAAGCTGGCGCTGAGTTTCGGCGTGCGGACCTGGGTGTCGAAATTGACGTGATAGAGGCCAAAGCGCTTGTTGAGGCCGTACACCCACTCGAAATTGTCCATGAGGCTCCAGAGGAAATAGCCGCGCACCGGCACCCCTTCGTCGGTGGCGCGCTGGAGCTGGGCGAGATAGTTGCGCAAATACATGATGCGGTCGGTGTCATAGATCTTGCCGTCGGGCGACACCACGTCGTCGCCGGAGGTGCCATTCTCGCTGATATAGATCGCATCCGTCTTCCAGATCTTCGCCGCCAGCTTCGGCACCCAGTAGATCGTCTCGGGTCCGACGCGCAGCCAATCCGAATTCATGTGCGGGAACGATTTCGGGATCGGCAGCGGCTTGAAACCCGCGCCCTGGTCGGACGCCACCACGTAGTTCTGCGGGGCGTAGATGTTGAGGCCGAGGAAGTCCACCGGCGAAGAGATGATCTTGAGCTCCGCATCGGTGTATTTCGGCGCGTTGGGCCCGGCGTATTTCAGGAAGGCGTCGGTATAGCGGCCCGTCATGATGACGTTGAGATAGCCGGCATTCATCTCTCGCAGCGCGATCTCCGCGGCGCGCACGTTTTCCGGCGTGTCGAACGCAGGCGCACAGGCATCGATGTTCTCCGCCGGCCCCACCCTGGTGCCGCGGCGGCCATGGGCGCGCACCGCCTGCACCGCCAGCCCGTGCGCCAGCGCGCTGTTGTGCCTGATCTGGTTGACATCGGCTTGCGGCAGCTTCAATCCCGGCGCGTCGATGCCGATGCCGTAACCGAAATAGACGAAGCGCCCGCTCTCGTTCAGCGTGAACACGTTCCTGACGCGGTCGGTGAGGTGCTCGGCGACATAGGCCGCGTAGTCACCGAAGATCTTGCAGGTCTCGGTCGAACGCCAGCCGCCGAAGCGATCCTCGAGCGGTTGGGGCAGATCCCAATGATAAAGGGTCAGCCACGGCTCGATGCCGTTTCTCAGAAGCTCGTCGACGAGACGATTGTAGAAGTCGAGCCCTTTCGGATTGGGCTTGCCGTCGCCGTCGGGAAACACCCGCGGCCAGGCCACCGAGAAGCGATAGGCCTTGCAGCCGAGCTCCTTGATGAGGGCGATGTCCTCCTTGTAGCGGTGATAGTGCTCGTTGGCGCGGTCGCCGGTGGTGCCGTCCTCGATCTTGCCGGGGATGCGCACGAACTTGTCCCAGATCGAGGCCCCTCGCCCGTCCTCG from Bradyrhizobium sp. CB1015 harbors:
- a CDS encoding acetyl-CoA C-acetyltransferase, whose translation is MADALIIDACRTPRGIGKAGKGALSGIHPQQLGATVLRALADRTGIDTADVDDIVWGCSAQVATQSGDLGRMSALDAGYDVRASAVTLDRFCGSGITSVNMAASSIMAGAEDLVIAGGCEMMSMEGRRGGGPMMMDGGNLRLRARHPQSHQGVCADAIATLEGITRRDVDALGLESQKRAGFAIANGHFKKSLVPVHREDGSLALDHEEYPRPQTTMEGLSSLKPAFPAIADHALDDKGTTYRGLILQKYPDLKIEFVHHAGNSSGVVDGAAAILLASPAYAKAHGLKARARVVAMANMGDSPTLMLNAPVPATRKVLAKAGLTIDDIDLFEINEAFAVVAEKYIRDLKLDRAKVNVNGGSIALGHPIGATGSILIGTVLDELERRDLKRGLVTMCAAGGMAPAIIIERV
- a CDS encoding HU family DNA-binding protein; the encoded protein is MPTQMSKSQLIEKIATATELSKRDVKNVMETLTDVGHKELKKNGLFLVPGFAKFVVIKKPATKARKGTNPFTGEEMMFKAKPARKIVRARPVKAAKDAVG
- a CDS encoding GH1 family beta-glucosidase, whose protein sequence is MTEGTSRRRFAKLAGLSAAGIASPLVVEAKPERPPRNGSGFPAGFVWGTATSSYQVEGAVDEDGRGASIWDKFVRIPGKIEDGTTGDRANEHYHRYKEDIALIKELGCKAYRFSVAWPRVFPDGDGKPNPKGLDFYNRLVDELLRNGIEPWLTLYHWDLPQPLEDRFGGWRSTETCKIFGDYAAYVAEHLTDRVRNVFTLNESGRFVYFGYGIGIDAPGLKLPQADVNQIRHNSALAHGLAVQAVRAHGRRGTRVGPAENIDACAPAFDTPENVRAAEIALREMNAGYLNVIMTGRYTDAFLKYAGPNAPKYTDAELKIISSPVDFLGLNIYAPQNYVVASDQGAGFKPLPIPKSFPHMNSDWLRVGPETIYWVPKLAAKIWKTDAIYISENGTSGDDVVSPDGKIYDTDRIMYLRNYLAQLQRATDEGVPVRGYFLWSLMDNFEWVYGLNKRFGLYHVNFDTQVRTPKLSASFYRNVIAKNAAGA